In a single window of the Marinobacter sp. SS13-12 genome:
- the pilQ gene encoding type IV pilus secretin PilQ: MFRKLNVYVSVIAFGLLSGLANAVTLEDVSFSSLSGDRIEVTLRFDGQPPEPSGYTIERPARIAVDLRDTSSGLASRNISLGSGNAQSMTVVETKDRTRLIFNLAELVPYQTVRNQNSLVVTIGSEGGGIGSTAAVSSPSSGESGVSSSSSGNGLAGVDFRRGKDGEGQVIVDLGSASTPVDLSELGGRIRLTMDGTNVPDNLRRRLDVTDFATPVTRIDTFTEDGNAVVEIRPEGNYDYIAYQSGSRFTVSVEKLTEEEAESRREEKFPYTGDKLSLNFQDIEVRSVLQLIADFTGLNLVASDTVSGSITLRLQNVPWDQALDLILKTKGLDKRQIGNVLLVAPADEIAAREKLELETTKQIAELAPVRLDIIQVNYAKAADVVSLIEADEELISSRGFVSSDARTNTISVRETSEKLDEIRRLVSTWDVPVRQVSIEARIVRAQTNVAENLGVRWGGAAYDVRGDGSVISVGGSQGAVGEARDAANGGSNTITFPGALAVDLGVSGQGASSFALGWGSDDFLVDLELSALESDGQAEVVSQPRVVTADRQTAKIKSGEEIPYQEASSSGATSVSFKEAALSLEVTPQITPDDKIIMDLVVNQDSRGEVTGGIPSINTNEVTTQVLVGNGETVVLGGIFQSEVATTTTKTPFLGDIPYLGRLFKRTEHIDERSELLIFITPKIIKSDLIQ, encoded by the coding sequence ATGTTCAGAAAACTCAATGTATACGTCAGCGTGATTGCTTTTGGGTTGTTGTCCGGCCTGGCCAATGCGGTCACGCTGGAAGACGTGTCGTTTTCGTCGCTGTCCGGAGACCGGATTGAGGTGACGCTGAGATTTGACGGCCAGCCGCCGGAACCGAGCGGTTACACCATCGAGCGACCGGCAAGGATAGCAGTGGATCTTCGGGACACCAGCAGTGGGCTTGCCAGTCGCAATATTTCACTTGGCTCTGGCAATGCCCAGAGCATGACGGTGGTCGAAACCAAGGATCGCACACGCCTGATTTTCAACCTTGCGGAACTGGTGCCTTATCAAACGGTCCGTAACCAGAACAGCCTGGTTGTGACTATCGGTAGTGAAGGTGGTGGAATTGGCTCCACTGCAGCGGTTTCTTCGCCATCGTCCGGGGAATCGGGTGTGTCGTCCTCTTCGTCCGGCAACGGGCTTGCGGGCGTGGATTTTCGCAGAGGCAAGGACGGCGAAGGCCAGGTGATTGTTGATCTGGGCAGCGCCAGTACGCCGGTTGACCTTTCCGAGCTGGGCGGTCGAATCCGTTTGACGATGGATGGCACCAATGTGCCTGACAATCTTCGCCGCCGGCTTGATGTAACCGATTTCGCAACGCCGGTCACCCGTATCGACACCTTCACTGAAGATGGCAACGCAGTTGTAGAAATTCGCCCCGAGGGTAACTACGACTATATCGCTTACCAGTCCGGTTCCCGGTTTACGGTCAGCGTGGAAAAGCTGACGGAAGAAGAGGCCGAATCCCGCCGTGAAGAGAAATTCCCGTATACCGGCGATAAGCTCTCTTTGAACTTCCAGGATATCGAGGTGCGTTCGGTGCTGCAGCTGATTGCTGATTTTACCGGCCTGAATCTTGTGGCCAGTGATACGGTCAGTGGCAGCATTACCCTGCGTCTGCAGAATGTGCCCTGGGACCAGGCGCTGGATCTGATTCTGAAAACCAAGGGCCTGGACAAGCGCCAGATCGGCAATGTGCTTCTGGTGGCGCCCGCTGACGAGATTGCGGCCCGTGAAAAACTGGAGCTTGAAACGACCAAACAGATCGCTGAGCTGGCGCCGGTTCGTCTGGACATCATTCAGGTCAACTACGCCAAGGCCGCAGACGTTGTTTCCCTCATTGAAGCGGACGAGGAGTTGATCTCCTCCCGTGGCTTTGTTTCCTCGGATGCACGTACTAACACCATCAGCGTTCGCGAAACTTCGGAAAAGCTGGACGAAATCCGCCGTCTTGTTTCGACTTGGGATGTGCCGGTTCGTCAGGTTTCAATTGAAGCGCGAATTGTGCGGGCTCAGACGAATGTCGCTGAAAATCTGGGTGTTCGCTGGGGCGGCGCCGCCTATGATGTCAGAGGGGACGGTAGTGTGATTTCCGTGGGTGGCTCCCAGGGTGCGGTTGGTGAGGCACGTGATGCTGCCAATGGTGGAAGCAACACAATTACCTTCCCGGGTGCGCTGGCTGTGGACCTTGGTGTGAGTGGCCAAGGGGCATCCTCCTTTGCCCTTGGCTGGGGCAGTGACGACTTCCTTGTGGATCTGGAACTCTCTGCGCTGGAAAGTGACGGCCAGGCCGAAGTGGTTTCCCAGCCGCGCGTGGTAACCGCTGACCGCCAGACAGCCAAGATCAAGTCCGGTGAAGAAATCCCCTATCAGGAAGCCTCTTCCAGCGGTGCGACCTCGGTATCTTTCAAGGAAGCAGCACTGTCCCTTGAAGTAACTCCGCAGATAACGCCGGATGACAAGATTATCATGGACCTGGTGGTCAATCAGGATTCTCGGGGTGAGGTGACAGGCGGTATTCCATCAATAAACACCAACGAAGTGACTACTCAGGTTCTCGTAGGCAACGGCGAGACAGTGGTTCTGGGCGGTATCTTCCAGTCAGAGGTAGCCACCACTACCACGAAAACACCGTTCCTGGGTGATATTCCCTACCTGGGTCGCCTGTTCAAGCGTACCGAGCATATCGATGAGCGGAGCGAACTGCTGATCTTCATCACACCGAAGATCATCAAGAGTGACCTGATTCAATAA
- a CDS encoding pilus assembly protein PilP, which yields MARQHAAKAWLGICLVSFLTACSQGNGFSDLDKFMADTRAKPRGHVEPLPEFKAYEAFSYSAADRRAPFEPPIDVQLTMVDQEPESDIEPDLDRPREVLENFDLKALSMVGTLSDTSGSLFALIRDNEGGIHRVRTGNYMGQNYGRIIGVNETRVELIEIVPNGRGGWVERPRSLSLDENEG from the coding sequence ATGGCGAGACAGCATGCGGCAAAGGCCTGGTTGGGTATTTGTCTGGTATCGTTCCTGACGGCGTGTTCCCAGGGTAATGGCTTTTCCGATCTGGACAAGTTTATGGCCGATACCCGGGCCAAGCCCCGTGGACACGTGGAGCCTTTGCCTGAGTTCAAGGCGTACGAGGCCTTCAGTTATTCGGCCGCGGATCGGAGGGCACCCTTTGAGCCGCCGATTGATGTTCAGCTCACCATGGTTGATCAGGAGCCGGAGAGCGATATTGAGCCGGATCTGGATCGGCCTAGAGAAGTTCTCGAAAACTTCGATCTGAAGGCGCTCAGCATGGTGGGAACCCTGAGTGATACCTCCGGAAGTCTGTTTGCACTGATCAGGGATAACGAAGGTGGTATCCACAGGGTGCGTACTGGCAACTACATGGGGCAGAACTATGGACGGATTATCGGTGTTAATGAAACCCGGGTTGAACTGATCGAGATCGTTCCCAACGGCCGGGGCGGATGGGTCGAGCGTCCACGCTCGCTGTCGCTGGATGAAAATGAAGGCTAA
- the pilO gene encoding type 4a pilus biogenesis protein PilO, with amino-acid sequence MSLADSLKSLNEFDINDLDVNNAGIWPAPIKAIVALIIFGLILGGGYWFFIKDQYAQLERVENTEQELRKTYEDKAYQVANLEVFKAQMEEMEETFGALVRQLPSETEVPGLLEDITNTALGSGLDLQEVKLQGEQQRDFYAELPINIRVTGTYHELASFVSSVASLPRIVTLHDLTIAPTGGDGEQLNMQVLARTYRYRAGE; translated from the coding sequence ATGAGCCTCGCGGACTCACTTAAAAGCCTCAATGAATTTGATATTAACGATCTGGATGTCAATAACGCTGGCATCTGGCCGGCACCCATCAAGGCAATCGTTGCGCTGATTATTTTCGGCCTGATTCTCGGTGGTGGCTACTGGTTCTTCATCAAGGATCAGTATGCCCAGCTCGAGCGGGTCGAAAACACCGAGCAGGAGCTTCGTAAAACCTACGAGGACAAAGCCTATCAGGTCGCGAACCTCGAAGTCTTCAAGGCCCAGATGGAAGAAATGGAAGAAACGTTCGGCGCACTGGTGAGACAGCTTCCCAGTGAAACCGAGGTGCCGGGTCTGCTTGAAGACATCACCAATACGGCATTGGGTAGCGGCCTTGACCTGCAAGAGGTCAAACTGCAGGGAGAGCAGCAGCGGGATTTCTACGCAGAGCTTCCGATCAATATCCGGGTAACAGGCACCTATCACGAGCTGGCAAGTTTCGTCAGCAGTGTGGCGAGCCTGCCTCGTATTGTGACGTTGCACGATCTAACCATAGCACCAACTGGCGGTGACGGAGAGCAGCTGAATATGCAGGTTCTTGCACGTACCTACCGCTACCGGGCTGGAGAATGA
- a CDS encoding PilN domain-containing protein yields the protein MAKINLRPWREELRAEKQKQFVVMILGAAIIAGGLVFLWKTDMDNRIAYQESRNAYIETATKQLDKQIKEIEDLKRKRDELLSRMQVIQDLQGKRPVIVRVFDELVRTLPDGLYYTSLKKTGERVDIVGMSESNSRISALMRRFEGSDWFNDPNLSNVAAADSARAGYSQFNLSVQQQTPEPEGEDK from the coding sequence ATGGCAAAGATTAACCTCAGACCCTGGCGCGAAGAACTCCGGGCAGAAAAACAGAAACAGTTCGTGGTCATGATTCTGGGCGCGGCCATTATTGCCGGTGGCCTGGTGTTCCTGTGGAAGACGGATATGGATAACCGTATCGCCTACCAGGAGTCCAGGAACGCCTACATCGAAACCGCGACCAAACAGCTCGACAAACAGATCAAGGAAATCGAGGATCTCAAGCGCAAGCGTGACGAGCTGCTTTCGCGAATGCAGGTGATCCAGGATCTCCAGGGCAAGCGGCCGGTCATTGTGCGGGTATTCGATGAGCTGGTTCGTACATTACCGGATGGTCTGTACTACACCAGCCTGAAGAAAACCGGCGAACGTGTGGACATTGTCGGTATGTCGGAGTCCAACAGCCGCATATCGGCTCTGATGAGGCGTTTTGAAGGGTCCGACTGGTTCAACGACCCGAACCTTTCGAATGTCGCCGCTGCCGATAGCGCCCGTGCCGGGTACAGCCAGTTCAACCTGTCGGTTCAACAACAAACACCAGAGCCCGAAGGGGAGGACAAGTAA
- a CDS encoding pilus assembly protein PilM, which produces MFGLFGKKSSAVLGVDVSSSSVKLLELSKQGDRYKVESYAVEPLPANAVVEKNITDVEAVGEVLKRVASKSRTSVKQVAVAVSGSAVITKLIQMDGGLNEFEMEDQITLEADQYIPYPLDEVAIDFEVQGPSETNPDQVDVLLAACRKENVDIREDALEIASLTTKIVDVEAYALERAYSLIEPQLDSQGEELVVAIVDVGATMTTLSVLAEGKTVYTREQIFGGKQLTEEIQRRYGLSLEEAGLAKKQGGLPDDYDSEVLTPFREAVVQQVARALQFFFGASQYNAVDYVVLAGGTASIQGLTEMVEEKTGTPTLVANPFADMAVGSRVNASSLSNDAPSLMIACGLAMRSFD; this is translated from the coding sequence GTGTTCGGATTGTTCGGAAAAAAATCCAGTGCAGTACTCGGCGTGGATGTAAGTTCCAGCTCGGTCAAGTTACTGGAATTATCAAAGCAGGGTGACCGCTACAAGGTCGAGAGCTACGCAGTTGAGCCTTTGCCGGCAAACGCTGTCGTAGAAAAAAACATCACGGATGTCGAGGCGGTGGGCGAAGTGCTCAAGCGCGTCGCGTCCAAATCCCGCACAAGCGTCAAGCAGGTAGCTGTGGCTGTCTCCGGTTCCGCCGTTATTACCAAGCTGATCCAGATGGACGGCGGTCTTAACGAGTTCGAGATGGAAGACCAGATCACACTCGAAGCTGACCAGTACATTCCGTATCCACTGGATGAAGTGGCTATCGACTTCGAGGTACAGGGGCCGTCGGAAACCAATCCCGATCAGGTTGATGTGCTTCTTGCCGCATGCAGGAAGGAAAACGTCGATATCCGCGAGGACGCGCTCGAGATTGCCTCGTTGACCACCAAGATAGTGGATGTTGAGGCCTACGCCCTTGAGCGCGCCTATTCACTTATCGAGCCCCAGCTTGATTCCCAGGGTGAAGAGCTTGTGGTTGCGATCGTGGATGTGGGTGCAACCATGACGACGCTCAGTGTGCTGGCTGAAGGCAAAACCGTATACACCCGCGAACAGATCTTCGGCGGCAAGCAGCTTACCGAAGAAATCCAGCGTCGTTACGGGCTGTCTCTGGAAGAGGCGGGCCTTGCAAAGAAGCAGGGCGGCCTGCCGGACGACTATGACTCCGAGGTGCTGACACCGTTCCGTGAAGCAGTCGTTCAGCAGGTTGCCCGGGCACTCCAGTTCTTCTTTGGCGCAAGTCAGTACAATGCGGTTGACTACGTGGTCCTGGCAGGCGGTACGGCATCGATCCAGGGGCTGACAGAGATGGTTGAGGAAAAAACAGGCACGCCAACGCTGGTCGCAAATCCGTTTGCAGACATGGCGGTTGGTTCCCGAGTGAACGCATCCTCGCTGAGCAATGATGCGCCGTCACTCATGATTGCCTGCGGGCTGGCAATGAGGAGCTTTGACTGA
- a CDS encoding penicillin-binding protein 1A, whose amino-acid sequence MASGFYLYLRPGLPPVDQLLDIKLQTPLRVYSADERLIAEFGEKRRAPITIEQIPTIQLHAFLAAEDARFYEHFGVDFKGLMRAAIELVSTGEIQSGGSTITMQVAKNYFLSRDRTFIRKFNEILLALQIERELDKNRILELYLNKIYLGNRAYGIAAAAQVYYDKSVTELSLAEMAMLAGLPKAPSAYNPLANPSRAEARRNWILGRMRDLKYITPDAYELASTAPLTASFNAASTEVDADYVAEMARADMVRRFGDAAYTDGYTVQLTVDSEKQREATLALRKGLEEYDQRHGFRGPIGQVGEDELAPDNLDNLMANYPRVAELVPAVVTNVRDEDNEVDLHARGLGESVMAFNTMTWAKRYKTENLTGPEPEKPSDVVSAGDVVYVKPMVIMTPEQPTGNNEDDSGEDINQPVGEIPDVRRVALSQVPRVQGALISLDAETGAIEALAGGYSFSQNKYNRATQAKRQPGSTFKPFLYLSALEQGMTPATIYNDAPIVFDDSELETAWRPQNSSGQFYGPTRLREALYRSRNLVSVRLLRDLGIQNTIDYLDQLRIPTEDMQKDLSLSLGSGLLTPMDLARGFAVIANGGYDVEPYLVSSISDVNGEDVFEAPEVILCEDNCEQAQAEIEADDRNARISRRLADERSVYILHSMMRDVIRLGTGRRALALGRDDISGKTGTTNEQRDTWFGGFNHDIATTVWVGFDQPQPLGRREFGASTALPVWLDYMKVALEGEPPSLMPRPNGIVNIRIDPETGKRARPGQEGAMFELFKEEDAPPALDPQDESSGGSENGDDGGLSRQIF is encoded by the coding sequence GTGGCGTCAGGATTTTACCTTTATCTCCGTCCGGGGCTACCTCCTGTCGATCAGCTCCTGGACATCAAGCTGCAGACCCCATTGCGGGTGTACAGCGCAGACGAGAGATTAATAGCAGAATTCGGTGAAAAGAGAAGGGCACCTATCACAATCGAACAGATCCCTACAATTCAGTTACATGCCTTTCTGGCGGCTGAAGACGCCCGTTTTTACGAGCACTTCGGGGTCGACTTCAAAGGCCTGATGCGGGCTGCCATCGAACTGGTCTCCACCGGAGAGATCCAGTCAGGGGGCAGTACCATCACAATGCAGGTTGCAAAAAATTACTTTTTGTCACGCGACCGGACGTTTATTCGCAAGTTCAACGAGATACTTCTGGCTCTTCAGATCGAGCGTGAACTGGATAAAAACCGCATTCTCGAGCTCTATCTCAACAAGATTTACCTGGGCAATCGTGCCTACGGGATTGCCGCCGCCGCCCAGGTTTACTATGACAAGTCCGTGACTGAACTTTCACTGGCGGAGATGGCCATGCTGGCCGGCCTACCCAAGGCACCTTCGGCTTACAACCCGCTTGCCAATCCAAGTCGCGCTGAAGCTCGCAGAAACTGGATCCTGGGCCGCATGCGGGACCTGAAGTACATTACGCCAGACGCCTACGAACTGGCCTCCACTGCCCCGCTGACCGCGAGCTTCAATGCCGCTTCCACAGAGGTGGACGCCGACTACGTGGCGGAGATGGCGCGCGCAGACATGGTCAGACGATTCGGGGATGCGGCCTACACCGATGGCTATACGGTACAACTTACCGTGGACAGCGAGAAACAGCGTGAAGCCACCCTGGCACTACGAAAAGGCCTGGAAGAGTACGATCAGCGCCACGGCTTCCGCGGCCCGATTGGTCAGGTTGGCGAAGACGAGCTGGCCCCGGACAACCTCGATAACCTGATGGCCAATTACCCCCGCGTAGCGGAGCTCGTTCCTGCCGTTGTCACCAATGTGAGAGACGAAGACAATGAGGTTGACCTTCACGCCCGCGGACTGGGCGAGTCGGTGATGGCATTCAATACCATGACATGGGCCAAACGGTACAAGACCGAAAACCTCACCGGCCCGGAACCCGAGAAACCCTCTGATGTGGTCTCAGCGGGTGATGTCGTCTATGTAAAACCCATGGTGATCATGACGCCCGAGCAGCCAACCGGGAATAATGAGGATGATTCCGGAGAAGACATCAACCAGCCAGTCGGAGAGATACCCGACGTCAGGCGGGTTGCCCTGTCACAGGTTCCCAGGGTTCAGGGTGCGCTGATATCACTTGATGCGGAAACAGGCGCCATTGAGGCTCTTGCCGGCGGCTACAGCTTCAGCCAGAACAAGTATAATCGGGCAACCCAGGCAAAGAGACAGCCAGGCTCAACGTTCAAGCCGTTTCTTTATCTCAGCGCCCTGGAACAGGGTATGACTCCGGCAACGATCTATAACGATGCACCCATCGTCTTCGACGACTCCGAACTGGAAACAGCGTGGCGACCACAAAACTCCTCAGGGCAATTTTACGGCCCTACCCGGCTGAGAGAAGCTCTGTATCGTTCACGAAACCTGGTCTCCGTGCGCCTTCTGAGGGACCTCGGAATACAGAACACCATTGACTACCTGGACCAACTGCGGATACCCACCGAAGACATGCAAAAAGACCTGTCCCTGTCACTGGGAAGCGGGCTGCTGACCCCAATGGATCTGGCCCGCGGCTTCGCAGTCATCGCCAACGGTGGTTATGACGTCGAACCCTACCTCGTCAGCAGCATTTCCGATGTCAATGGCGAAGACGTGTTTGAAGCGCCCGAGGTCATCCTTTGTGAAGACAACTGCGAGCAGGCACAGGCAGAGATTGAAGCAGACGATCGCAATGCGCGCATTTCAAGAAGGCTTGCGGATGAGCGCTCGGTGTACATCCTGCACTCAATGATGCGGGACGTTATCAGGCTTGGAACCGGCAGACGCGCCCTGGCTCTGGGAAGGGACGACATCAGCGGCAAGACTGGCACCACCAACGAACAGCGCGATACCTGGTTTGGCGGTTTCAACCACGACATAGCCACCACGGTCTGGGTCGGTTTTGACCAGCCACAACCGCTCGGCCGCCGTGAATTCGGCGCCAGTACAGCCCTGCCGGTCTGGCTCGATTATATGAAGGTGGCTCTTGAAGGTGAGCCACCCTCACTGATGCCCAGACCCAACGGCATTGTGAACATCCGCATCGACCCGGAAACCGGCAAGCGCGCACGCCCCGGACAGGAAGGTGCGATGTTCGAACTGTTCAAAGAAGAAGATGCACCACCGGCACTCGATCCGCAGGACGAGTCATCTGGTGGCAGTGAAAACGGCGACGATGGCGGCCTGTCCAGGCAGATTTTCTGA
- a CDS encoding malic enzyme-like NAD(P)-binding protein, with protein sequence MSQDLKEAALEYHAKPRPGKLSVEITKPTKTSRDLSLAYSPGVAEPVREIAKDPENAYKYTAKGNLVAVISDGSAILGLGNLGPLASKPVMEGKGVLFKRFAGIDVFDIEVNSESPQAFIETVERIADTFGGINLEDIKAPECFEIERALIEKCNVPVFHDDQHGTAIVTAAGMINALELQGKKIEEAKVVCLGAGAAAIACMKLLISCGVRSENIFMLDRKGVIHSGREDLNQYKAMFANDTDKRTLDDAMDGADVFLGLSGPDLVTAEQLKLMAPNPIVFACSNPDPEISPEVALATRDDLIMATGRSDYPNQVNNVLGFPFIFRGALDVRATAINEEMKVAAVHAIRELAKEPVPQEICEAYDVASFEFGREYIIPKPMDVRLLEVVPAAVARAAVDSGVARNGYPAHYPLKSMDDII encoded by the coding sequence ATGTCTCAAGATCTGAAAGAAGCAGCCCTTGAATATCACGCCAAGCCGCGGCCTGGTAAGCTGAGTGTTGAAATCACCAAGCCCACCAAGACCTCCCGCGACCTTTCCCTGGCGTACAGCCCCGGGGTTGCAGAGCCGGTCCGCGAGATCGCGAAGGACCCAGAGAACGCATACAAATATACTGCCAAGGGTAACCTGGTCGCCGTTATTTCTGACGGCTCCGCTATTCTTGGTCTGGGTAACCTCGGCCCCCTGGCGAGCAAGCCGGTAATGGAAGGCAAGGGCGTACTGTTCAAGCGCTTTGCCGGCATTGACGTCTTCGATATCGAAGTCAATTCCGAAAGTCCCCAGGCATTTATCGAAACTGTTGAGCGTATTGCTGACACCTTCGGCGGCATTAACCTGGAAGATATCAAGGCTCCCGAGTGTTTTGAAATTGAGCGGGCCCTGATTGAGAAGTGCAATGTGCCCGTCTTCCACGATGATCAGCACGGTACCGCCATCGTAACGGCAGCCGGCATGATTAACGCACTTGAGCTTCAGGGCAAGAAGATTGAAGAAGCGAAGGTCGTGTGTCTTGGTGCTGGTGCGGCCGCCATCGCCTGCATGAAGCTGCTGATCAGCTGCGGTGTGCGCTCCGAGAATATCTTCATGCTGGATCGTAAGGGTGTAATTCACTCTGGCCGTGAAGACCTGAACCAGTACAAGGCGATGTTCGCCAATGACACCGACAAGCGCACGCTTGATGATGCGATGGATGGTGCCGATGTATTCCTTGGTCTTTCTGGTCCCGATCTGGTAACTGCTGAACAGCTCAAGCTGATGGCGCCGAATCCGATCGTGTTTGCCTGCTCTAACCCGGATCCGGAAATCAGCCCGGAAGTGGCTCTGGCCACCCGTGATGACCTGATCATGGCAACAGGTCGTTCCGATTACCCGAATCAGGTAAACAATGTGCTGGGCTTCCCGTTTATCTTCCGGGGTGCTCTGGACGTGCGGGCGACTGCGATCAATGAAGAAATGAAAGTGGCGGCGGTTCACGCGATTCGCGAACTGGCCAAGGAGCCGGTTCCTCAGGAAATCTGTGAAGCCTATGACGTTGCAAGCTTTGAGTTTGGTCGGGAATACATCATTCCCAAGCCGATGGATGTGCGCCTGCTGGAAGTTGTTCCAGCTGCGGTTGCGCGTGCAGCAGTTGACTCAGGCGTGGCTCGCAATGGCTATCCCGCCCATTACCCGCTGAAGTCGATGGACGATATCATCTGA
- the rpmE gene encoding 50S ribosomal protein L31 yields the protein MKEGIHPKYEDINVTCSCGNVFKTRSTYTQDLQLDVCSQCHPFYTGKQKVMDTGGRIDRFQKRFGGRIGGKKD from the coding sequence ATGAAAGAAGGTATTCACCCCAAGTACGAAGACATCAACGTTACCTGCTCCTGCGGTAACGTCTTCAAGACCCGCTCTACCTACACTCAGGATCTGCAGCTGGATGTGTGTTCCCAGTGCCACCCATTCTACACTGGCAAGCAGAAAGTGATGGATACCGGCGGCCGCATCGATCGCTTCCAGAAGCGCTTCGGTGGTCGTATCGGCGGCAAGAAAGACTGA